The Lycium ferocissimum isolate CSIRO_LF1 chromosome 1, AGI_CSIRO_Lferr_CH_V1, whole genome shotgun sequence genome includes a region encoding these proteins:
- the LOC132064926 gene encoding uncharacterized protein LOC132064926, with protein MKAFFWNIRSVNTQKAFHRVQMLHRHLKFFLIAFMEPFLDSRHIDKYKRRLGMQVAGFNCNGKIWFFVNDGIEVEVLMNSIGVTLKLTFLDKAKWGDFNVILHEEEMIGGFPVHQTEVEDFAFCKNSCDLQDIDFRGSPFTWWNGRAVEDCIFKRLDRILVNNQLQEWLVEQHWNTEFVGDAFITFKLKMKKLKAALSVWSKETFSDIFKQLTIREDIVKIKEQLFEENPCEVNRMVLQQAQAEFKRYMHFEEEFWKQKAGVKWQSEGDRNTRFFHSLVNGRRKRMQLNRIQNDEGAWLEDRDQISAVAIDFYQQQFSSEQTSSDYSILEHVRDIIGADVYNVVKAFFDGQTLPKSVTHTNLVLLPKKEIINNFSDLRPISLSNFINKIITKVIHDRLESILPSLISQNQSDFVKGRNIIENVLLTQAVVADIRKRGRPANVVIKLDMAKAYDRSLGIFASADQWSLQRIIKILYEYEAVSGQKINAHKSDFYMYKRISNELVNEVQQITGFSKSEFPFTYLGCPVFHARKQKIFYRDMIKKVRDKLQA; from the exons ATGAAGGCATTCTTTTGGAACATAAGATCTGTGAATACTCAGAAGGCATTTCATAGAGTTCAGATGTTGCATAGACATCTTAAATTCTTTCTAATAGCATTCATGGAGCCTTTTCTAGATTCTAGACACATTGACAAATATAAAAGGAGATTGGGTATGCAGGTGGCTGGCTTTAACTGCAATGGTAAAATCTGGTTTTTTGTTAATGATGGCATTGAGGTGGAAGTATTGATGAACTCGATCGGCGTTACTCTCAAGCTTACTTTCCTAGACAAAGCAAAAT GGGGagatttcaatgtcattttACATGAAGAAGAGATGATAGGTGGTTTTCCTGTTCACCAAACTGAGGTTGAGGATTTTGCATTTTGCAAAAACTCTTGTGACCTACAGGATATTGACTTTAGGGGCAGTCCtttcacttggtggaatggtagagCTGTGGAAGATTGCATATTCAAAAGATTGGACAGGATCTTAGTCAATAATCAGTTGCAAGAATGGCTTG TGGAACAACATTGGAATACTGAATTTGTTGGGGATGCCTTTATTACTTTcaagttgaaaatgaagaaattgaaagCTGCTCTATCTGTATGGAGTAAAGAAACTTTTAGTGATATCTTTAAGCAATTAACTATTAGAGAGGATATTGTTAAGATCAAAGAGCAGTTGTTTGAAGAGAATCCCTGTGAAGTTAATAGAATGGTTTTGCAACAAGCTCAAGCTGAATTCAAAAGATATATGCATTTTGAAGAAGAGTTTTGGAAACAAAAGGCTGGTGTTAAATGGCAATCAGAAGGAGATAGAAATACAAGGTTTTTTCACAGCTTGGTAAATGGAAGAAGGAAGAGAATGCAACTTAATAGAATACAGAATGATGAAGGTGCATGGTTGGAAGATAGGGATCAGATTTCAGCAGTAGCTATAGACTTCTATCAGCAACAATTCTCTTCTGAGCAAACATCATCAGACTATAGCATCTTAGAGCACGTGCGG GATATTATTGGGGCCGATGTATACAATGTAGTTAAGGCTTTCTTCGATGGTCAAACTCTTCCAAAATCTGTCACTCATACTAATTTGGTTTTACTACCAAAGAAGGAAATTATCAACAATTTTTCTGATCTCAGGCCTATCAGTTTAAGTAACTTCATCAACAAGATCATTACTAAAGTTATTCATGACAGATTGGAATCTATTTTGCCttccttaatttctcaaaacCAATCTGATTTTGTAAAAGGAAGGAATATTATAGAAAATGTGTTACTTACTCAAGCGGTTGTTGCAGATATTAGAAAGAGGGGAAGGCCAGCAAATGTGGTCATCAAACTAGACATGGCAAAGGCATATGATAGGTCTCTTGGAA TTTTTGCCTCTGCTGACCAATGGTCACTTCAAAGGATTATAAAGATTCTGTATGAGTATGAAGCTGTTTCTGGTCAAAAGATTAATGCTCATAAGAGTGATTTCTACATGTATAAGAGAATATCTAATGAACTGGTGAATGAAGTCCAGCAAATCACAGGTTTCTCAAAAAGTGAATTTCCTTTCACCTACCTTGGATGCCCAGTGTTTCATGCAAGAAAACAGAAGATATTCTATAGAGATATGATAAAGAAAGTTAGAGATAAATTGCAAGCATAG